A genome region from Scleropages formosus chromosome 6, fSclFor1.1, whole genome shotgun sequence includes the following:
- the wdr36 gene encoding WD repeat-containing protein 36: MRESAIFSGFRALGLYSNHLPHVVRYHQKHRKFYIVTAVGKCFHTYNVQKLGIVSVSNALSEDIACLAADKMLVFVAHGRIVHAFARNKEIVHTYVGHEADVHLLLPFGDHVISVDHNNAVIIWHVQSEEGYLHMTFDKVTFEVSAVMHPSTYLNKILFGSNQGSLQLWNIKSSKLLYTFTGWGSGVTVLQQTPAVDVVGVGLASGQIVIHNIKYDESLMKFQQDWGPITAISFRTDGHPVMAAGSPIGHIGLWDLEEKKLIAQMRDAHSTAVAGLTFVHAEPLLITNGADNAIRVWIFDSPGGGGRLLHCRLGHSAPPTKILFYGQNGQQVLSAGQDGTLQCFSTVHERFNKSLGHGSINKKKSKRKGLKYDTMKLPAITTFAAESARQSDWDGIIACHRGYLIATTWNYQKTSMGAHKLEPARFDKNRALNVHTTAVDISSCGNFAVIALSSGHIDVYNMQSGIHRGQYGVDKAHHGPVRGVAIDGLNQLTISVGADKLIKLWKFKSKELVHTHSLCVSPAASKLHRDSGMLAIALDDFTLNIMDLETRRIVRKFSGHRGQINDMTFSPDGRWLITAAMDCTIRTWDLPSGSLVDCFLVDAAAVSLTVSPTGDFLASVHVDSLGIYLWSNKTLYSMVSLRPLPLDFEPTVVMLPGTCPVQDVTDEDMDQTSDEMIEYVSLEQLDEHLVTLSLMPDSRWKNLLNLDLIKKRNKPKEPPRVPSTAPFFIPTIPGLMPQFAVPKDQSAKDQSKVVDLGVLAQKSDFYLQLEDAWLTNNYAGPLGLLKGMGPSAIDTELRGLAPDVGGTLEIMQAFLRMITNMLDSKRDFDLAQAYLALFLKLHLRLISQEPELMEESSKVSQKLEEIWTEMETLFNQSLCLLAYTKSALL; the protein is encoded by the exons ATGAGAGAGAGCGCAATTTTCTCTGGCTTCAGGGCTTTGGGACTGTACTCGAATCACCTCCCGCACGTTGTGCGGTACCACCAGAAACACCGAAAGTTCTACATCGTAACGGCCGTCGGGAAATGTTTTCATACGTACAAC GTCCAGAAACTTGGAATCGTTTCTGTCA GCAATGCCCTTTCAGAAGATATCGCATGCCTCGCTGCTGATAAAATGCTTGTCTTTGTTGCACATGGAAGGATAGTGCATGCATTTGCCAGGAACAAAGAG ATTGTCCACACTTATGTCGGTCATGAGGCAGATGTTCACCTTTTGCTGCCTTTTGGAGATCATGTGATTTCAGTGGACCACAATAATGCTGTCATTATTTGGCATGTACAGTCAGAAG AGGGATACTTGCACATGACATTTGACAAAGTCACATTTGAAGTTTCGGCCGTAATGCATCCAAGCACGTACCTAAACAAAATCTTGTTTGGAAGCAATCAAGGAAGCCTCCAGCTGTGGAATATTAAGTCAAG CAAACTCCTATATACCTTCACTGGATGGGGATCTGGAGTAACAGTCCTTCAACAG ACACCAGCTGTGGATGTTGTGGGTGTTGGTCTGGCCTCAGGTCAGATCGTCATTCACAACATTAAGTATGACGAGTCACTCATGAAGTTTCAGCAGGATTGGGGCCCCATCACAGCCATTTCTTTTCGAACAG ACGGTCATCCAGTCATGGCTGCTGGGAGCCCTATTGGGCACATTGGCCTGTGGGACTTGGAGGAAAAGAAGCTCATTGCACAGATGAGGGATGCTCACAGCACTGCTGTCGCCGGTCTGACTTTTGTTCATGCCGAACCTCTTCTCATCACCAATGGGGCAGACAATGCAATTCGG GTATGGATATTTGACTCACCGGGTGGAGGCGGTCGATTACTTCACTGCCGTTTAGGACACAGTGCTCCGCCCACAAAGATCCTGTTCTATGGACAGAATGGTCAACAGGTTCTCAGCGCTG gcCAAGATGGAACCCTTCAGTGTTTCTCTACTGTGCACGAGAGATTCAATAAGAGCTTGGGACATG gTTCTATCAATAAGAAGAAATCCAAAAGGAAAGGGTTGAAGTATGACACAATGAAACTTCCAGCAATCACCACTTTTGCCGCAG AAAGTGCCCGTCAGAGCGACTGGGATGGAATCATCGCCTGTCATCGCGGCTACCTCATTGCCACCACATGGAACTATCAGAAGACCTCCATGGGTGCCCACAAGCTGGAACCGGCGCGCTTTGACAAAAACCGAGCCCTCAACGTCCACACCACG GCTGTGGATATTTCGTCATGCGGTAACTTTGCAGTTATAGCCCTCTCGTCTGGACATATTGATGTATACAACATGCAATCAGGCATCCACAGGGGCCAGTACGGTGTAGATAAAG CACACCATGGTCCCGTACGCGGTGTTGCGATTGATGGTCTCAACCAGCTGACCATCAGCGTTGGGGCCGACAAGCTGATCAAACTGTGGAAGTTCAAATCCAAGGAGCTGGTCCACACCCACAGCCTGTGTGTGTCGCCTGCTGCCAGCAAGTTACACAGGGACAG TGGCATGTTGGCTATTGCTTTGGACGACTTCACTCTTAACATTATGGACCTGGAGACGAGAAGGATCGTCCGCAAATTTTCCGGCCACCGCGGCCAGATCAACGATATG ACATTCAGCCCTGATGGCCGCTGGTTGATAACAGCCGCCATGGACTGCACCATCCGGACATGGGACCTGCCTTCTGGCTC gctAGTGGACTGCTTCTTGGTAGATGCTGCTGCGGTTAGTCTCACCGTTTCTCCCACAGGGGATTTTCTGGCCTCTGTGCATGTTGACAGTCTGGGAATATACTTATG GTCCAACAAGACTTTATACAGCATGGTCTCTTTGCGCCCATTACCTTTGGACTTCGAGCCCACGGTCGTGATGTTGCCTGGAACCTGCCCTGTTCAAG ATGTCACTGATGAGGACATGGACCAGACCAGTGATGAAATGATAGAATATGTGTCGCTGGAGCAATTAGATGAACACTTGGTCACACTCTCTCTGATGCCGGATTCCAGATGGAAGAACCTGCTAAATCTGGATCTCATCAAG AAACGGAACAAACCCAAGGAGCCCCCCAGAGTGCCCAGCACTGCCCCCTTCTTCATCCCCACCATTCCAGGGCTCATGCCACAGTTTGCCGTTCCCAAGGACCAGAGTGCAAAGGATCAG tcaaAAGTGGTCGATCTTGGAGTGCTGGCACAAAAATCGGACTTCTACCTCCAACTTGAGGACGCCTGGCTTACCAACAACT ATGCGGGGCCCTTGGGGCTTCTGAAGGGCATGGGCCCGTCGGCTATTGACACAGAGCTACGGGGTCTGGCACCGGATGTGGGTGGGACCCTGGAGATCATGCAAGCCTTCCTAAGGATGATCACCAACATGTTGGACTCCAAGAGGGACTTTGATTTGGCACAGGCCTACCTTGCTCTCTTCCTCAAG TTGCACCTCCGACTGATCTCACAGGAGCCAGAGCTCATGGAAGAGTCATCTAAAGTGTCCCAGAAACTGGAGGAAATATGGACAGAGATGGAGACCCTTTTCAATCAGTCTCTCTGTTTGCTTGCCTATACCAAAAGTGCATTGCTGTGA